In Vitis vinifera cultivar Pinot Noir 40024 chromosome 11, ASM3070453v1, a genomic segment contains:
- the LOC104880728 gene encoding B3 domain-containing transcription factor VRN1-like — protein sequence MTSTQKPHFFRIIHPSFLTHGYPGIPQIFLKEYGNSLSNFVFLHLPTGAEWRVELLKLHGEVLFGSGWQRFADFYSIGYGHFLLFRYEGSSHFHVLIFDMTASEIEYPYATTPTHDDNLHEVSVGILDDFPSSKTTNHIDTIDVTTSEVVFHPNGASSLPKVEDIQSDFPTTHKTRMITKNNPSFRPHNACSSHLYDSSIPNFRDGALERAKAFKSENPFFIVTMRPSYVGSWYGLGIPVSFVKRHFKRDNNKTTLSVSDGRTWSVKYIMKKSNVKFSSGWTKFARDNSLEVGDVCAFELIECTGTSLKVVIFRNNEDAGHDHLQQ from the exons ATGACCTCCACCCAGAAGCCACACTTTTTCAGGATCATACACCCGTCGTTTCTTACACATGGATACCCT GGAATTCCTCagatttttctaaaagaataTGGAAACAGTCTCTCAAATTTTGTGTTCCTCCACCTTCCCACTGGCGCTGAATGGCGAGtagaattgttgaaactccatGGTGAGGTTTTGTTCGGCAGTGGATGGCAGCGATTTGCTGACTTCTATTCTATAGGATATGGGCATTTCTTACTGTTCAGATACGAAGGCAGTTCCCATTTCCATGTGCTTATATTTGATATGACCGCTTCTGAGATTGAATATCCATACGCTACTACTCCCACTCATGACGACAACCTTCACGAAGTTTCTGTTgggattttggatgattttcCATCCTCCAAAACAACAAATCATATAGACACGATCGATGTTACCACTAGTGAAGTAGTGTTCCACCCTAATGGAGCAAGCAGCTTGCCAAAAGTTGAGGACATTCAGAGTGATTTTCCAACCACCCACAAAACAAGGATGATAACAAAAAACAATCCTTCTTTTAGACCTCATAATGCTTGCAGTTCCCACCTTTATGATTCCTCAATTCCAAATTTTAGGG ATGGAGCTCTAGAAAGAGCTAAAGCTTTCAAATCCGAAAATCCTTTCTTCATTGTCACCATGCGACCATCTTATGTTGGTAGTTGGTACGGTTTG GGTATACCAGTGAGTTTTGTCAAGAGGCACTTCAAAAGGGATAACAACAAAACAACCCTTTCTGTTTCAGATGGAAGAACTTGGTCTGTCAAATACATTATGAAAAAATCCAATGTAAAATTCTCCTCTGGTTGGACAAAGTTTGCGAGAGATAACTCTTTGGAAGTAGGTGATGTCTGTGCCTTCGAGCTGATCGAATGCACCGGAACTTCACTCAAGGTTGTCATATTTCGGAACAATGAAGATGCAGGTCATGATCACCTGCAGCAGTGA
- the LOC109123380 gene encoding ankyrin repeat-containing protein At5g02620 — translation MKIDRKETPLLTAAKNGIKEIVESILEHFPVAIHDTNSEKKNVLLLAVENRQPSLYDLLKQKYNNESVFHAVDIEGNNMLHLAANYNKSMNPWIIPGAALQMKWEIKWYEHVKSSMPPNLMLYNNAGKTALEVFTNTHEELVQQGGKWLYKTSNSCSVVAALIATVAFTTTTNVPGGVEKGKPVRGKELAFQVFSISSLISLCCSVTSLVIFLGILTSRYRENEFKMALPTKLLGGLSLLLISIAAILVSFCAGHFFIVDDQFRSVAVPIYAVTCLPAAAIFALGHLPLYMDLICAILTKVPTIFYNGRYTPLGSET, via the exons atgaaaattgatagaaaaGAGACGCCATTACTAACCGCAGCAAAGAATGGTATCAAAGAAATTGTGGAGAGCATCCTCGAGCATTTTCCAGTTGCCATCCATGACACGAACTCAGAGAAGAAGAACGTTTTGCTGTTGGCAGTGGAGAATAGACAACCCTCTCTGTATGATCTCTTAAAACAGAAATATAATAACGAAAGTGTATTTCATGCAGTGGATATTGAAGGAAACAATATGTTGCATCTTGCTGCAAATTACAATAAGTCTATGAATCCTTGGATTATTCCAGGTGCTGCATTGCAAATGAAATGGGAAATCAAATGGTACGAG CATGTGAAGAGTTCCATGCCACCAAACTTGATGTTGTATAACAATGCTGGCAAGACCGCATTGGAGGTCTTCACAAACACACATGAAGAACTCGTACAACAAGGCGGAAAATGGCTATATAAGACCTCGAATTCATGCTCGGTTGTAGCAGCGCTTATTGCAACTGTTGCCTTTACAACAACAACCAATGTTCCAGGAGGCGTAGAGAAAGGGAAACCAGTTCGTGGAAAGGAACTAGCATTTCAAGTGTTTTCAATTTCATCACTAATTTCTCTTTGCTGCTCAGTCACCTCCTTGGTAATTTTTCTAGGGATTCTCACCTCTAGATACCGAGAGAATGAATTTAAGATGGCCTTGCCAACGAAGCTTCTGGGGGGTTTGTCGTTACTTCTGATCTCCATAGCAGCTATATTGGTGTCTTTCTGCGCAGGCCACTTCTTCATTGTGGATGATCAGTTTAGATCTGTGGCAGTTCCAATCTATGCAGTCACCTGCCTGCCAGCTGCAGCAATTTTCGCCCTGGGCCATTTACCTTTATACATGGATCTCATATGTGCCATTCTTACGAAGGTCCCAACCATTTTTTATAATGGAAGGTATACTCCGTTGGGGAGTGAAACTTGA